The sequence CTCAATCCTCTCTTGTCTCTCTAAGTTCTTCCCATTCCTAATAGTTTTTCTAGCTTTTTactactctgggaaaatttatgaTTAATCTCAACAGATTTTTTGCTTTTTCTACATCAAAaatgtgtgattttcattcttaagatgcatattttcatctttcaatagttcaatctgtttgtttagttttaccaactcagatttgagaaatgaattAAATTTTTCCAACCTATCATTTTCGAagtggtattgctgaagatcattaatCAAGTGTGTATTGATCTCTAAAGTCTTGtctagatccatttgcagcaatttatttttattttcatttataccaagtcttttaaggacaTTGATGTTATGCAAATAGAGTTGATTATAGGTATCCTAtaaattatccttttcttcttctttctcaacaTCAAATGGAAATGTCCCTGTGGCTTGAGGTTCATCAATTTTCTCAGTTTCTATGGGAATATTGGAGGATGTAGaggccataagaattttcaaggatttctggtctccatcactctctgagtcactaaaTTTTGAATTTGACTCTTTAGTGTCATCCCACGTACCTGCCATGGCCTTTCCCTTAGCCTTCTTGTTGGGACATTCAATGGACAAATGTCCAAATTTCCGACAGTTGTAACACTGAGGCTCTCTGGACTTTTTAGAAGGTTTGCCTATATGGTGCTTGTTGTCCAAATGTTTGCCTCTGTATGGCTGACCACAGTTTTTGTTGAAATTTTTCTTGAACCTTTGAGCTAAGAGAGACACTTCCTCATCctcattctctctttcacttcctTCTTTCTCATGAATTGCAGTGTGTTTTGAGGTTTTGAGGGCAATATTTTTGGGTTTGGGAggtggtttgaagtgtagttcaaatgtttgtagggaacctactagttcttctactttcatttcatccatgtttctacactcttcaatagttgCAACTTTAGAGTTAAAACGTTCCGGTATGGATCTTAGAATCTTCCTATAAATTTTCGGAACCGGAattttttctcccaatccacccatggaattacatatgatattcagttttgtaaagaattccatAAATGTCTCATGCTCCTCCATTCTGATATGTTCAAACTGTGCTATTAGAAGTTACAGCTTGAATCTTTTCACTGTACTGGTTCCCTCATGGGTCGTTtccaataaatcccatgcttcttttgatgtGCCGCACATACCAATTTTTACATAAATGAAATTACATTGGTTTCATTCTATTGTATTTTCTAAAAGtaatagagttcgatatcatggGCCGATATGGTGTGTTCatgatatccaacccatccaaaaggtTCATTCCACTATTATGTACATATAAACTTGGTGTGCAGGATGCCTTGGATTTTGCCAATCTGTTGTGCAAATAAATCCTACTTCGACCCGATCGATCGAAAATTGGGTGGATTCTCAGGTTGCACATTATGAAGATTTACACGTTTTCAGTTCGACCAAAAAGCGTAGTAGGGATGGTTCGGCCCGACCGAACATGTTACGTAGATTAGCACAAATCAAGATATTTAAGCCTGATCGCAATTTGGGCTTCTTAATATgagtgttttctctctaagggcaaggGTTTTACTATATGAGATAGTTTTAAATGCTTATAAGGGCTTGAGAAAGAATTTTCTAAAGGGACTAGGGTTTTCCTAGGTGCGCATCGCAAGGAGAGATCCAGGTTTCATTTATAATTGAATAAAGTGAGTTGTGTATTCTCTAAgactttgattatagtggatttatGTCGCTTTAAGCCATGGTTTTTTcctttaagggttttccatgtaagtATCTTGTGTTCTGTAGTTGCTTGCTTTATTGTTTGATTATCCTACTTTATTCGATTGTTCTATCTTTATTGAACGTGTTTCCACAAAGCGCACAGATTAACGATAGTATTAGGCCCGAATTTCTAATACTTAGGGTTGATCTAGGTTTATTGAGggcttaaaatttaaaaaaaaaaaaagttgtattTGAGTGTCAAGTCTAAGGACATTTCGGAAATTCAGCAAAGATATCAGGACGAAGTTTGATATACAGAAATTCAATGGGAAGAACAATTTCAGTTTATGGCAGTGGTAGGTTAAGAACATTCTAGTATTACAAGGGTTAAGCATGGCATTATTAGAGATTAAACCGAAGAATATATCGAATGATGACTAGAGCGAACTCAAGGAGAATGCTATAAGCACTATTTGTGTATGTCTATCAAATTAAGTCATCTACAACGTTTCAGATGAGGAATCTCTCCTGGAGATGTGGAAGAAACTAGAAGATCTATACATGGCGAAGTCCCTCATAAATaagttatttgtaaagaaacgaCTTTTCGTGATACGGATGAAGGAATGATCCAATCTCCTGGAGCACATGAACTTGTTTACGAATGTATATAGCAAGTTGTTAAGGCTCAGAGTaatgattgaagaagaagataaagcAATGCTACTTCTAGCATCGCTTCTGAAAAAACGGGCTATCGATGTCCTGagagtgggggtgaataggacaatgccaaataattgaaataaaagcagaatatataaagaatataaaatctcaattgcccaagtattgaaaccttgattccaaataatttgtaggacaactttcacctaaaatattaggcaggacaaccttatttcacgaatgtctttaaaatcaatctttaaaACTACTAAAAGAATATATAACATCCACCACGAAGAATGAAATGGAAATAACATTTACCACCAAAAaggaataaagcattcaccataaATGCACAAGGAGTTTTGGTGTTTTAAAAAtgacacctactccactcccaaaattactaccctcataattttggctttcactatctcaaggttttcacaggttcaccttaaaacgttatacaattccttgtgattttcacgggttcaccacaataaaacctcttttgtgatttttcacgtgctcaccacaataaaaccccttttgtgattttcactggctatcacaaataaaaacccactttgtgattttcacaggttaTCATAAATcagcccactgagattttcacaagctatctcaaaaaaacctaagatgaaataaagtaaaatacttatcttcaaacaTAGATTCGAAGATACAGTAAAAGCTTGTAGCAGAGATCTTCTTTCTTGTATGTAGAGGATGTAGTATTCGCTTAACAGAAAGAGTATAGGGGTCTAAGGTATTTTGTGAAATGAAAACTCTAATGCTACTgatttaattctcttaaatctcaagagGAGTATAGACTACTCTCTAAAATGAGATTGAAATAATCTTAtgaaagagaattgaataagcttaaaaGGAATTTATAAATACCGCACAATATGCTTGCTGAGGAccataacttctctctcacttgcaaaAGATTTAGAGTGATTTTTCAGTGTAATTTAtgatgagagaaggcctctatttatagccaaagggtttgaaaatttggctagcctaaaAATAGGTTCGGCTGACCGCATTCCACCGAATTCGTTCCAATGACTATCAGATTACGGTGGATAAGATTTATCCgcgaaatttaaaattttgcatTGCTAGAATTTGACTCGAACTTCACTTGAGCTAGcagaatttcaagttaggctagccgaatcaaaagttaggctggccgaattttcAACGAATTTTGATTTTTAGCCCGAATTTGAGGTTAGGTTAGCCGAGaaagttaggttggccgaactcCAGAGCAAATGTACTATAAATAACCCAAAATAAAtgaatttttgaaagcacctaacctaaggtctttttagggttataTCACATGTTGGTTAGCAAATACAGAGATCAACTAGTCTTGAAACCTAACAACGTCTTCTTGAGATGATAAGtcgatcttgagttgatcttcaaacatgtagagtagttgtgatctAACTGTACTTGCAATCTGACCGGTATCACTTTGTCTCacgaaatttgacaatattaagtgtgttaaacatataagcacttacagcTTCCCACATCATATGACCATTTCATCACTACCATGTTGTATGGGAAGAAtataatgaagattgaagagaTAACCGCATCTCTTTTTTCCAATAAGACGAGAAACAAGTCGAGTGATGAGAACTCTTAGGCAGAAGAATTAATCATGAAAGGGGATCAGGGACGTAAGAGATCCGTGGAGCGATCTCAGTCTGACAGGAAGAAAAAGTATAGATCGAAATCAAAGGCAAAGGATGGATGCTTCTATTGTAACTAGAAGAAACGGAATGATGACCTAGAAAGCAAGAGAAAATGTAACACAGGTGAACCGGCTAGTGTAGCAAAAGAGAGCTCAGAATGAGACATCCTTTCAGTCTCTTCGAATATGAGTCATCTCTCAAATACATGGATACTCGATTCAAGGTGTTCATATCACATGTGCCCAAATTGGACTTGGTTCGATTCCTACAAGTCTTATAATTGTGGAAGTGTTCTGATGGGGAATGATGTAGCATGCAAGGCCATCAAAATAGGAACCATAAAGGTAAGAATGTTTGATGGAGTCATACGGACTCTAGGTGATGTCAAGCATATCCCAGATCTAAAGAAAAGCTTAATATCCTGGGGTTTTAAATACGAACGAGTACACGTTCACCGCATTTAATGGTGTAATCAAGGTCACCAAAGGTGCGATAGTGTTAATGAATGGACATAAGACATGAAATCTGTACAAGTTGATTGGAGGACGGTTATAGGTGAGGCAACTAGCACCTCACACACAGAATCTAACACAGATGACACTAATTTGTGACATATGCAGCTATGGCATATAAGTGAGAGGGGCATGATGGAACTCAATAATTTGAAACTGTGAAGGGAGTTAAGGAatgaaaaagtgaatttttatGAGCATTGCATCCATGGGAAGCAATGCAAAGTAAGGTTCAAGTCTGCTACAAACACTAGCAGCGGGTTGCTCGACTATATTCATTCTAATGTCTGGGGGCCAGTGACGATGTCGTCTAAGGAAGGAGCAAGACACTTCATGAGCCTTGTAGATGATTGCCCAAagaagattttgatctacttcttAAAATACAAGTTTGAGGTGTTCGCCAAGTTCAAGGAATAGAAGGCAGAAGTGGAGAAGCAAACCAGGAGAAAGGTTAAGTGTCTCTAGTTAGATAACGGTACGGAGTACAAAGATGCAGAATTCATGAAATTCTGTAAGGAACAAAGCATCACAAGGCACTTCTCAACTCCAGGGACCTCATAGTAGAACGGGATGGCAGAGAGGATGAAGAGAAATCGATTGTAGAGAGCAAGAAGTATGTGGTTGCATGTGAAGCTGCTTAAAAGCTTCTGGGCAGAAGCGACGAACATGGCATACTATATTGTAAATCGGTTACTATCTACAGCGCTTGACTCAAAAGTTACGGAGGAAGTCTGGACAGGCAAGGATGTCGATTACTCAGAAATGAGGATCTTTGGGTGTCTAGCATACATCCACGTGCATAGTGGACAAAGAACGAAGTTGGATCCCAAATCTAAGTGCATCTTTATCGGTTATGAGAAATGTGTTAAAGGCTACAAGCCTTGGGATGCACTTTCAGAATGTGGTTATTAACAGAGATGTCATCTTTGATGAGGCATCAAATTGAAAGCCAACAAAGACATTGCagataagttaaaaaagaaaataaaaatatatatatagtgagACTGAGAAATTATCGATACAAGAGAGCTGATTGAGCCGATTACTGAAGGTGAAATTTAGCAAGAGCAAGAAACTGACAGAACCAATCAGCAAGATGCCCAAGAATGTATAGTAAGGAATAGAGAGAAGAACCATTAAGGCCCCGGATTGGTACGAGTTCGAGAACATGGTCTCTTTTGCATTGTTTACAAGTAGTGGAGATCCCTTCACCTTTCAAGAGGCAAAATCTGAAAAGGATTGCTCATTCTTTTCTTTGATTAGAAAGATTGAAGAATTCCTATCTATTTACGTAAGTTATTAGGAAGCAGACAAGTGGATGTTGACCATGACGAATGAGATAGAACCTTTACATAAAAATCagacatgggagttggtggaacttTCAAAGGGTCAAAGGGCTATAAGGTGCAAGTGAGTGTTCAGGAAAAATGAAGCATTAACAGAAAAAGATGGCGAAAAGTACAAGACATGGCTCATAGCAAAAGGATACTCACGGAGGGAATGAGTAGATAACAATGAAGTTTTCTCTCCAATCGTGAAACATACCTCAATCAGGGTGCTACTAGCTACCATAGCGGAATCCAAATTGGAAAAGGAGCAGCTCGATGTGAAGACAGCATTCCTTCATGGAAACTTGAAAGAAATCATTTACATGAAGCAGCCTAAAGGATTCAAGGAGCTTGGTAAGGAAGGCCATGTGTTTAGGTTGAAGAAGTTACTATATAGGTTGAAGCAGTCTTTGTAGCAGTGGTACAAGTGGTTCGATTCCTACATAGTGGAGATTGGGTATATCATGTGTAAGTATGATTGTTGTTTTTATTACAAGATACTTGAGGACAAGTTATACATTCTTCCGATGCTTTAAGTGGATAATATACCGATTGTTGCAAAGGACAAGAATAAAATACTCTTACTCAAGTCACTGTTAAGCAAtgagtttgacatgaaggatctGGGTGCTGTGAAGAAGATCCTAGGCATAGAGATACACAAAGACAAAGTCTATGAAGCTATGGCTTTCTCAGAAGAGTTATGTGCAAAAGGTGCTAGGGAGGTTTACATGGAATGTGTTAAACCAGTTAGCACGCCTCTAGCAGGCCACTTTAAGTTGTTAGTCAGGTCGTATCAGAGTACAAAAGATGAGATTTTAAGCATGTCACGGGTATCATACGTGAGTGTAgtggggagtctcatgtatgcagTAGTTTGCACAAGGCCGGATATCTCAGAGGCAGTAAGTGTGGTTAGCATATATATGGATCCAAGAAAGGAACATCGAGATCATGTTCGAGGGACATAGAACTTTAGGTGAAGTTGTAGGCTACGTGGGTTCATATTATGTAGTTGATTTGGACAATGGGAGGTCCAGTACGGGATATGTTTTCACATCGACAGGTGGACCGGTATGTTGAAGATCTATACTACAGTCGATGATAGTATTGCCTACAACTAAGGCGAAATAGAGGCGTCAAACAAGGCATTGTGGTTGAAAGGTCTAATAAGAGAGTTTGGGGTGAAGCAAGAAGTGATTTGGTTGCATTGTAATAGTTAGAGTGTTATCCATCTAGTGATAAATCAGGTGTATCATGCAAGAACCAAGCATATCGACGTGGAATTCCACAAGATACGGAAACTCATTATTTCAGGAGAGATTATGTTTCAGAAGATTCATACGTACAAGAATGGCGTGAACATATTAACAGAGCCGGTGACCACGGGGAAGTTCAAGCACTGCTTGGGCTTGATCAATCTCACTAGTCATTGATGAGATTGAACACCCTTGCACAGGGATGTAGATGGAACTGTGTTCCAAATGAAGAATATCGCGAGCGGTCCATGCTCGAGGTGGAGGTTGCACGAGATATCTTCAGGGTAACATGgcaaaatgcaagtcaatgtAAAGATTATTTAGCAGGATGCCTTGGATTTTGCCAATCGGTTGTGCAAAGAAGTATTTGTTTCAACTTGACCGAGGGCCTTTTTGGTTCCACCGAAAATTGGGTGGATTTTTAGGTTACACGCTATGAAGATTTGCATGTTTTCAGTCAAACTGAAAACTACAATCAAGTTGGTTCGATCCAATCGAAGGTTACCTCTGGCCCAACTAAATATGTTACGCAAATTAACACAAATCGGGATATTTAAGTatgacacaattaggacttgttAATACGAGTATTTTCTCTCTAAGGGTAAGGGTTTTGTGAGGTGAGAGGGTTCCATACGCTTGTAAGAGTTTAGGAATGAATTTTCTCAAGGGGCTAGGGTTTTTCTAAATGTGCATCACAAGGAGAGATCTAAGTTCATCTATAATCGAAGAAGGTGAATGGTGTAATCTCTAAggctttgattatagtggatttttatcactttgtgccgtagttttttttattttttctcgcGGGAGTTTTCCATGTAAATATCGTGTTTTGTGGTTGGTTGCTTTATCGTTTGGTTATTttactttattcgattattttaTTTACGTTGAACGTGCTCTCACAAAGCGCATAAATTAACAATGATATTAGATCTGAATTACTAATACATAGGGTTGATCTCAGTTTGTTGAGGTCTCAAATTTTCAACAAAACCAATAACCAGGCTGATCTAAACATCAGATAAGGCACATAAATTTTGCGGCTTATATATTTCTACAGTGTAGACCACCTAATAGTTGGATTGGCCTGACTTGTCTGATCAGAATTGTCGAATGCACCAGTTGGGTGGGTTACATGTCGTACAAACACTAGGCCCACAATGCCtcctctctaaaaaaaaaaattgtttttttaAAGAGTGCCTGGTCTCTAAAttgttttttaagaaaataataactgagggcattttagtcattttacACACCAAAAAGCACTCTTTTGTAGCTTTAAAAGGTGGAGGCATTTTTTGGTAAAATCATAAGACCTGAGAAATTtttgggtaaaaatccctaacGCAATTGAAATGCAATTTGGGAAGAACGCCAAAACAATTATTCATCAACATTAAACACAAGGGATGGCATAATACAATACTTATTCACTTTTCTTTCGTCCAATTTACATCAATTTGAGAAGTTAATAACCCGTGGATTTTAACTAATCGACGTTGTGGAATCCCGGAAGAAGGGAAGTCATGAAGCCAACAACAATCATCTGGATTTCCTTGGCAACGCCCCACCAGTTGATGCCATCCCTTCTACCGGGTTCTGGAAGGTTTTCGTTCTCCAGTGGCTGGTTTCTGTTGTCAGGTGGCTGATTGTCATTCTCCGCTCCGAGTTGTCCCTCTGAAAAGGATGATAAGACGGGCATGAGAACAGGAAATATTCAGAGTTCAGCTGATTGTTCAGAAACATGGCTAATTATTCAGAAATGACTAATTCTTTCATGACCAACTGAGAGGATACCATATTATGCTCAGGCCAAGATTTTTGTGCAGCATGCTCAGATTTACAGTTAGTACAAGTGCAGCCCATGGTTCAGTTGATATTTTGCTCCCCACCATGGATGGTTCATGTGACAATGTGGACACTTCAATTGCTGTCCagcaaatagatggttgagaatCTGTGGAGCACCTTTTTCTTCACTGTCCTTGTGAAAAAGAGTTGTGGAACAACCTGGGGGGGTGGCAGGGGGAAGTACGCAAAAAAGGCAAGAGCCATTTGAAGGATGGCCTTATTGGCAGGAATTTTGTCACTTTGGGAGGAAAGAAACAACTGTTGCTTCAGAAATTGGATGGATCTGGTCTCAGTTTGTTTCATCAGGGCTAAGCAATTAGTTCAGTGGTGGAATATCTCTGCAAAATGTTGTAGattctaatttttcttttcatctgCTTCGTAATTTCTGTTAATAGCTttgtcaaataaataaatgattgcctttcaaaaaataaaaaacactacATGGTTGAGAACGAAAATATGGTAAAGGTCTACATTCAACCACGAATGATGGCTAGGACCTTCCAGTCTGTAGGATTTCTCTCTGAAGGCTAGTAAAGGTCTACATCATAGCACTGAACAACCATTGGCCCCACTCATGCAAACTAAAAACTCTGCCATGATAAAAGGAACTTCCCACAAACTGTTTAAGCCAATAAACACACAAGAAATGATAATGGTGTGAATGAGAACCAATGGCACTTGTAACAGAAATCACCAGGAAGCTACCCAGTAGGTGTGTCACAGGGGCTGGGGCTGCCCTTGAGGCGAGCAAAAATTAAATTCTGAATACGCCTATGACCACTTCAAAATTTGGGCTCAGACCAACCTGAAACAGGCCCATTGACAGTGGGCCTCATGGCACTTGTACAAGAGGCAGCAGGTGCTTGTGTGGAAGCAGGTGCAGCAACATAAAAGAACCATGAACCGGAAATAATATCTTATGGGTCACCTAGGAGCCAGCTGAACCCAAGCACAGGTAAAGGAGATGGGATGATGTTAGGTGGGCAGCTGGCTGTACAACTTTTGCCCAGCAATAATGATTGGCAAAAGAATGATTAATAAAGCCAACTCCAAAAAACCTGGGACAAGGCTACAATGTGCAAGAGAAGATTCTATACCATGGAACTGTCATCTTTATGCTTTTCAGTTAGAAAAACATGATTGTAAATTTTTGTGCATGTAGAGTTGTGTGCGCATAACAGTGCACaaatgcatgcatgtgtatgACTGTGAatgcacatatatataaatagatGGATATGGATGCATGTGTGCAGACGTAACATGGTGGTGCACACACATGGGCGGCGCATTCACAAAAGGTgggggggaagagagagagagagagagagagagagagagtaccgggCCGAGGAGCATTCTCATCCTCTGGCCTAACAGCAGGACCATTCTCTGCCCTGACAGCTAGTTGTGGAGGTGCTGCTGCCCTCTGCATGCCTTGTGAAAGCCATCTTATAAGAGGGGTGAGAGCTCCAGTCTGATATCTATAGAACCAGAAGTCAACAGACCTTAGTTACCACAAGTTAAATCAATGCAATCAATGGTTATAGATGGTTCACCATCTTCAAATGACAAGGGTCAAATCAAAGCAGGCGCAATCAAAGGAATGAGGAATATAATGCCGCAGTAAAGAAACTATAGAAAAAACAATGATGTgctaaaatgatgaaaaaaaaaatggagcaaaGTCGAACTTATCACAAGATCCATCATTTAATtgggttcttcttttttttttctttttctatttctttttttttctttttgtacgaGGGATGAGAGCTCCAGTCTGATATCTATAGAACCAGAAAGTCAACAGACCTTTGTTACCACAAGTTAAATCAATGCAATCAATGGTTATAGACAGTGTACCATCTTCAAATGACAAGGGTCAATTCAAAgcagacacatgtgaaggaatgAGGAATATAGTGTCGCAGGAAAGAAACTATAGAAAAAACAATGATGTGCTAAAATGATGGAAAAAAATGGAGCGAAGTCGAACTTATCACAAGAAAACCATCATATAAAAATCCAAGAAAATCCAAGTTCCATCGTTTAATTGGgttcttctttatttcttttcttttttttttttcataagagGGGTGAGTGCTCCAGTCTGATATCTATAGAACCAGAAAGTCTACAGACCTTAGTTACCACAAGTTAAATCAATGCAATCAATGGTTATAGATGGTTCACCATCTTCAAAAGACGGGTCAATTCAAAGCCGGCACAAGCAAAGGAATGACGAATATAATGCTGCGTgactatggaaaaaaaaaaatgatgtgctaaaatgatgaaaaaaatggaGTGAAGTCAAACTTATCACAGGAAATCATCATATAAAAATCCAAGAAAATCCAACTTCCATCATTTAATtgggttcttcttttttttccttttttcttcttcttcttcttcttcttcttcttttttgttgggGGGGTGGGGTGGTGGGGGGTGTAAGCTGGATTCAAACCAAAGACCTCAATGTTTGAAACACAGGCTGTCTACAACTGATATACAGGCCAGAACCCTCATTTTACTAGAATATTAAGAGGAATTGCTCAACTACAGAGAGATTCAGGGTGCCAGAATTTAACTTTAAAAAAGAGGAAATAGTATGTTTGGCTGCTTACAGATAAACAAACGAAGCAAAGAAGAGTAGAAGGATGAGCCGTTGTCTTGATCCATCTTGGTTGAACATAAAGACTACAGCTGCCAGCTTTAATATGAGCAACAAGTCGAGCTGAAACCCAAACTGAAATCTCCTCACAACTTGTCTTTGCGGTGGATGTTGTTGCCTTCCTTCTTGCCCATCCTCCTCACCAACTGCTCCTCCCTCAGCAGCATTTGACCTTCTGATGGAACACATGTAACCATTGCAAAGGAAATAGCACTTAACTTTCACATTTATTGCAGTGATCAGACTTAAGTCTACACTTCCATATAaacaacttatatatatatatatatatatatatatgcatgtaagGCTCAAAGAACTGAATTACTTCTATGTtaatttttttccatttatataaaTCATCAATTATTCCGAGTGTTCTCGAAATCTAGCTCCCATGGCACTTCTGAAAGGACAAGGTCTACATCTGGCTATTGTCCCAAGCTCTTCCAAAATTGCAAAAGAAATAGCATGATTCTAAACAAGGTTACCTGGTCATCAGTTGCTCTAATATGTGGAACAGGAGAGAGTACGCAGTACACGGTGTCAACTAATGCATGGTATGCTAGGGACAGGAGCATGTGGGTCACTACAGTACATCACATTAGGTATAATTGATATAGTTTTACATACAAATTGATATTGTAATTTATATGTGATATGATGAATATTATTATTGTTCATCCCCTATGCTTCACATTATATATGCATTTTGTTGCAGAAATCAACATACAAATCTCTAGTTTCTGGGTATAGATTGATATTACAAGTTGATCTACACTAGGTGTACCGAAACATAGTGATCCAGAACAAAAATGGCCCATCATCCAGTTAATGTGGGGGATTAGTGATTTAGGTAACATTGGTTTAAACAGCAGTTTCAGTGTGACTCACCTGGAGATTGTAACCAGTACAACCCACTCTTAACTCACCCCAACTCAGTCGCAATAGTTACTCAACCATTGACTCATTTCATTGCCCACTAAAAATGAGTCAACTCGTTTGCTATGTCATTTCCTCAACTATACAGTACTTAACTAGAAACTTTGAATTTGGGAATTTTTTTACCAATAATAGCATTAGCATCTTTTCTATCAACAATAACAAATTTTATTAGAGAAGAAGGAACTGCGATCCGTTAAGATAGTGGATAGGTGGTTCTAGTACAAAAGGACAGTCTCACGTGCCCAGGAATTGGCCTACCTGGTAACATGGCTAACCACTACCAAGAACTCATTATGATGAAGCCTGATATTTTTTGACAACATATTCATGCTTCCACAGAACCATTCCTCACCTGTTGacaaaggtattcaataatggtaacaatGGCCGTAACAACCACCGCCGTTACCGTTACAATATAGGCCATAATTGAAATTGCGTGGATTGTTT is a genomic window of Magnolia sinica isolate HGM2019 chromosome 15, MsV1, whole genome shotgun sequence containing:
- the LOC131226782 gene encoding uncharacterized protein LOC131226782 isoform X1; translated protein: MVENAEVPKSSDENPKQSQAPTFSGFPPFPNAEFQLLPIMYPTLVPGYIPLQNQEQNSRGGGIYAVPVLPFMGPMAGLPSNTLIPLTYNVPTRSNAAEGGAVGEEDGQEGRQQHPPQRQVVRRFQFGFQLDLLLILKLAAVVFMFNQDGSRQRLILLLFFASFVYLYQTGALTPLIRWLSQGMQRAAAPPQLAVRAENGPAVRPEDENAPRPEGQLGAENDNQPPDNRNQPLENENLPEPGRRDGINWWGVAKEIQMIVVGFMTSLLPGFHNVD
- the LOC131226782 gene encoding uncharacterized protein LOC131226782 isoform X3, whose protein sequence is MGGLVIQAPTFSGFPPFPNAEFQLLPIMYPTLVPGYIPLQNQEQNSRGGGIYAVPVLPFMGPMAGLPSNTLIPLTYNVPTRSNAAEGGAVGEEDGQEGRQQHPPQRQVVRRFQFGFQLDLLLILKLAAVVFMFNQDGSRQRLILLLFFASFVYLYQTGALTPLIRWLSQGMQRAAAPPQLAVRAENGPAVRPEDENAPRPEGQLGAENDNQPPDNRNQPLENENLPEPGRRDGINWWGVAKEIQMIVVGFMTSLLPGFHNVD
- the LOC131226782 gene encoding uncharacterized protein LOC131226782 isoform X2, which translates into the protein MVENAEVPKSSDENPKQSQAPTFSGFPPFPNAEFQLLPIMYPTLVPGYIPLQNQEQNSRGGGIYAVPVLPFMGPMAGLPSNTLIPLTYNVPTSNAAEGGAVGEEDGQEGRQQHPPQRQVVRRFQFGFQLDLLLILKLAAVVFMFNQDGSRQRLILLLFFASFVYLYQTGALTPLIRWLSQGMQRAAAPPQLAVRAENGPAVRPEDENAPRPEGQLGAENDNQPPDNRNQPLENENLPEPGRRDGINWWGVAKEIQMIVVGFMTSLLPGFHNVD